A DNA window from Nerophis ophidion isolate RoL-2023_Sa linkage group LG13, RoL_Noph_v1.0, whole genome shotgun sequence contains the following coding sequences:
- the sebox gene encoding homeobox protein SEBOX: protein MSVNPGLCAAIMALFIDEDFTSLKQDQQTAVVDLKVIFGEPGPCKDVRSESGLSFPDPDWVASGAAEGPRKRKRTIFSRAQLSELEQAFAVTPYPDITLRERLAAHTHLPESKIQVWFQNRRARSIKTGRLPKSIKHVLGSRGLAEPSSGLVTSAFPASTYLTDMFRPDQGLCEDIPQFYSDWIQMYNNQTPSQSSLHQQSILSTSKRSESRLWEVERQQREKLSTFLPGSFSQPITRQPQVSSHSYQAHRNLKTQSLAPSGAHQAVCGGGASVDQVVPSHSQSVYWEVNQGQGHHHLHHHPHHAQMGPQTSMGYISDLIYNAAIVTNFLEF from the exons ATGTCAGTAAATCCTGGATTGTGTGCAGCGATCATGGCATTGTTCATTGATGAAGATTTCACTTCACTCAAGCAGGACCAGCAGACTGCTGTGGTGGATCTAAAAGTTATTTTTGGGGAACCGGGCCCTTGTAAAG ATGTGCGCAGTGAGAGCGGCCTCTCCTTCCCAGATCCAGACTGGGTTGCTAGCGGGGCAGCGGAGGGTCCCAGGAAAAGGAAACGCACGATTTTCAGCCGAGCTCAGCTATCCGAGCTGGAGCAGGCTTTCGCCGTGACCCCTTACCCAGACATCACCTTGAGGGAGAGGCTGGCCGCACACACTCACCTGCCTGAGAGCAAAATTCAG GTGTGGTTTCAAAACCGAAGAGCCAGAAGTATCAAAACTGGGAGACTGCCCAAATCTATAAAACATGTTCTTGGAAGTAGAGGTCTTGCAGAGCCAAGCTCTGGACTGGTGACCTCGGCATTTCCTGCCTCGACATATTTGACAGACATGTTCAGACCAGACCAAGGGCTTTGTGAAGATATCCCACAGTTCTACTCTGACTGGATCCAAATGTACAATAACCAAACCCCGTCTCAATCGTCCCTGCACCAGCAGTCCATCCTCAGCACCTCGAAGCGTTCAGAGTCCCGTCTTTGGGAAGTGGAGCGCCAACAGCGGGAGAAACTGTCCACTTTCCTACCCGGTTCGTTTTCTCAGCCCATCACCAGGCAACCACAGGTGTCCAGTCACTCCTACCAGGCACACAGGAACCTCAAGACTCAGAGCCTGGCTCCGTCTGGGGCTCATCAGGCTGTGTGTGGGGGAGGTGCCTCTGTGGACCAGGTGGTTCCTTCTCACTCTCAGTCCGTGTACTGGGAGGTAAATCAAGGACAGGGACATCACCACctccatcatcatcctcatcacgcACAAATGGGACCACAGACATCAATGGGCTACATCTCAGACCTGATATATAATGCTGCTATTGTGACCAACTTCCTGGAGTTCTGA